From Strix aluco isolate bStrAlu1 chromosome 37, bStrAlu1.hap1, whole genome shotgun sequence, a single genomic window includes:
- the LOC141917358 gene encoding killer cell lectin-like receptor subfamily B member 1B allele B, whose translation MEDEDGYMVLQQRGKRGVGGRLGAPRVAASGCPQWHRPALWAGWTGNLLLGVAVVAVGCLALHQQLENLGSRKNESGNVGDGNTPEKICWELRKSLCLPELPEGGGCRLCPPNWTLRGTKCFWVSDKQKAWNQSREDCATRGAELLVPGGHEELDFLNQTLRKPSTYFWIGLSVPPAGQGWTWLNGSRLAPGWFRASPKAEFGTCGALRGGRIVSERCSSELQWICQKPAPQL comes from the exons ATGGAGGATGAGGACGGTTACATGGTCTTACAGCAGCGGGGCAAGCGGGGTgttggggggaggctgggggcccCCCGCGTCGCAG CATCGGGCTGTCCCCAGTGGCACCGACCCGCGCTCTGGGCCGGCTGGACCGGGAACCTCCTCCTGGGAGTGGCCGTGGTGGCCGTGGGCTGCTTGG ctctgcaccagcagctggagaacTTGGGAAGCCGCAAAAACGAGAGCGGGAACGTAGGAGATGGCAACACCCCGGAGAAAATCTGCTGGGAGCTGAGGAAAAGTCTCTGCTTGCCCGAGCTGCCAG AGGGCGGGGGGTGCCGGCTCTGCCCCCCCAACTGGACGCTGCGCGGGACCAAGTGCTTTTGGGTGAGCGACAAGCAAAAGGCGTGGAACCAGAGCCGGGAGGACTGTGCGACTCGGGGCGCCGAGCTGCTGGTGCCGGGGGGCCACGAGGAGCTG GATTTCCTCAATCAAACCCTCCGGAAACCCAGCACCTACTTCTGGATCGGCCTCTCCGTCCCCCCCGCCGGGCAGGGCTGGACCTGGCTGAACGGCTCCCGCCTGGCCCCGGGCTG gtTCCGGGCAAGCCCTAAGGCTGAATTTGGGACGTGTGGGGCGCTGAGGGGGGGCAGGATCGTCTCCGAGAGATGCAGCTCAGAATTGCAGTGGATCTGCCAAAAACCAGCCCCCCAGCTCTGA
- the LOC141917311 gene encoding zinc finger protein 692-like — MERGSAEETPPTEPGRPGRQRAPDCIRRQKRRELDARRSKCRIRIGGHLERWCRLKEQLGFALHSQLAQFLLDRYSSHGCVWSPGEPEPNVLPAEALQRLVVLSHGHGQECGFIPDVKPPGAGGAARLVWECVAGHSFSWGVPEAAGDRPPATVPRTEEQRGDSGGGSPPAAGRRRSLRRAGLAAECGAAKEEGEEEGAARLPVGDGEEPGVGSDGGDGAPHAPTETSAKDHGSALSPEEKAEQGAEPRGEEEEEEEEDEDFAEDDDLAYTDDLRDENYHPSLDSDSEPQRRQSQTKTRKKPVKEEQPPNEPSLTSSSPSEEKSGRVSCKRRMRPNDEDVAQIGPKRIRKAAKREILLCDFEGCGKIFSNRQYLNHHKKYQHVHQKTFTCSEPSCGKSFNFKKHLKEHEKLHSDKRDYICEFCARSFRTSSNLIIHRRIHTGEKPLQCEICGFTCRQKASLNWHMKKHDADSFYQFSCDICGKKFEKKDNVTAHKSKSHPETPGGTPQAEGGGQRHAAPSPPPNFRAGLEHPEAPGEPLGGPGIEDTLGSGGSSGETETPNVSAEYRGGIGQDPGAPQSTVMDAVGS, encoded by the exons ATGGAGCGAGGCTCGGCGGAGGAG accccccccacaGAGCCCGGCCGCCCGGGCCGGCAGCGAGCCCCCGACTGCATCCGACGGCAGAAGCGCCGGGAGCTGGACGCTCGTCGCAGCAAATGCCGCATCCGCATCGGGGGGCACCTGGAACGTTGGTGTCGCCTCAAGGAGCAGCTCGGCTTTGCCCTGCACTCCCAGTTAGCCCAGTTCCTCCTTGACAG gtACAGCTCCCACGGCTGCGTCTGGAGCCCGG GCGAACCGGAGCCCAACGTCCTCCCCGCCGAGGCCCTGCAGCGCCTGGTCGTCCTGTCGCACGGTCACGGCCAAGAGTGCGGTTTTATCCCCGACGTGAAGCCCCCGGgcgccggcggcgcggcgcggctggTGTGGGAGTGCGTGGCCGGGCACAGCTTCTCCTGGGGCGTCCCCGAGGCGGCGGGGGACCGTCCCCCCGCCACCGTCCCCCGCACCGAGGAACAACGGGGGGATTCGGGGGGCGGCTCCCcacccgccgccggccgccggcgCTCGCTGCGACGAGCGGGGTTGGCCGCCGAGTGTGGCGCCGCGAAGGAGGAAGGTGAAGAGGAGGGAGCGGCTCGGTTGCCCGTTGGGGACGGGGAAGAGCCGGGAGTTGGGAGCGACGGTGGCGACGGGG CTCCCCACGCGCCAACGGAGACCTCGGCAAAAGATCACGGGAG CGCGCTCAGCCCGGAGGAGAAAGCGGAGCAGGGGGCTGAGCCccgaggagaagaagaggaggaggaagaggaggacgaggACTTCGCCGAAGACGATGACCTCGCCTACACCGATGACCTACGTGATGAGAACTACCACCCGTCTCTGGACAG TGACTCGGAGCCGCAGCGACGACAAAGCCAGACCAAAACCCGTAAGAAACCCGTAAAGGAGGAGCAGCCCCCAAATGAGCCGAGCCTGACCAGCTCCAGCCCATCCGAGGAGAAGAGCGGACGTGTCAG CTGCAAGAGGCGAATGCGGCCGAACGACGAGGACGTGGCCCAGATCGGCCCCAAGAGAATCAG GAAGGCGGCGAAGCGCGAGATCCTCCTGTGCGACTTCGAAGGCTGCGGCAAGATCTTCTCCAACCGCCAGTACCTCAAC CACCACAAGAAGTACCAGCACGTCCACCAGAAAACCTTCACCTGCTCGGAGCCCAGCTGCGGCAAGTCCTTCAACTTCAAAAAACACCTCAAGGAGCACGAGAAACTGCACAGCG ACAAGCGGGACTACATCTGCGAGTTCTGCGCCCGTTCCTTTCGTACCAGCAGCAACTTGATCATCCACAGGCGCATCCACACAGGGGAGAAGCCCCTGCA GTGTGAGATCTGCGGCTTCACCTGCCGCCAGAAAGCCTCCCTGAACTGGCACATGAAGAAACACGACGCCGACTCCTTCTACCAATTCTCCTGCGACATCTGCGGCAAGAAGTTCGAGAAGAAAGACAACGTCACCGCCCACAAAAGCAAAAGTCACCCTGAAACACCCGGCGGGACCCCCCAAGCCGAGGGGGGGGGCCAACGACACGCGGCGCCATCCCCACCGCCCAATTTTAGGGCGGGACTGGAGCACCCGGAGGCACCCGGGGAGCCCCTGGGGGGGCCAGGGATCGAGGACACCCTggggagcggcggcagcagcggcgaaACGGAGACCCCAAATGTCTCGGCTGAATATCGGGGGGGTATCGGGCAGGATCCAGGTGCACCCCAAAGCACGGTGATGGACGCTGTTGGCTCGTAG
- the LOC141917343 gene encoding E3 ubiquitin-protein ligase TRIM7-like, translating to MEAPPAPPAVPPAPCSAARSLQDELTCPVCLEYFNDPVLVAECGHNFCRACVTQCWEDSARRLCCPQCREPVPQRLFRPNRSLGNIVHIVRQLGLPPGPAEPPPGPPAPAPPLPAAAPPGPPGPPRCPRHGEPLRLYCVQDRRAVCVVCHLSREHRTHTVLPAEEAAHAAEEVPQEHLSSLRKGREEAKAERERQSEDLLKQTEVERQKIVAECKELRGFLEEKEQLLLSRLEELDRDIVKRRDESVSRLSEEIAQLDKLLGEQGGENGPGNQSGQGVAPAGSSFESWMFCKPEAGFTELEKKLKSFSQKSAVLKEVLLEFKENLRFELENDTGDLSLDPDTANPYLVLSEDKRSVRLRSAPQELPANPKRFDYSFCVLAAEGFVAGRHYWEVEVGDGESWVLGAARESVRRKEKIDFAPEEGIWAVGLNWKGKNWDQYQAFTSPETPLSLCERPRKIGVYLDYEGGWVAFYNADNMAPIFTFTAAFTEKIFPFFWLFYVGSSLSLCN from the exons ATGGAGGCGCCGCCCGCTCCTCCCGCCGTCCCTCCCGCTCCCTGCAGCGCGGCCCGCAGCCTGCAGGACGAATTGACGTGCCCGGTGTGCCTGGAGTACTTCAACGACCCGGTGCTGGTAGCCGAGTGCGGGCATAATTTCTGCCGCGCCTGCGTGACCCAGTGCTGGGAGGACTCGGCGCGGCGTCTTTGCTGCCCGCAGTGCCGGGAGCCGGTACCGCAGCGGCTTTTCCGCCCCAACCGCTCTCTCGGTAACATCGTCCACATCGTCCGCCAGCTGGGTTTGCCGCCGGGCCCAGCGGAACCGCCGCCGGGGCCTCCCGCCCCTGCCCCGCCTCTGCCCGCCGCCGCTCCTCCCGGCCCGCCGGGGCCTCCGCGCTGCCCCCGCCACGGTGAACCGTTGCGGCTTTATTGCGTGCAGGATCGTCGCGCTGTTTGCGTCGTCTGTCACCTTTCCCGGGAGCACCGCACCCACACCGTGCTGCCCGCCGAGGAGGCGGCCCACGCCGCAGAG gAGGTGCCACAGGAGCATTTGAGCTCCCTGAGGAAAGGACGTGAAGAAGCCAAGGCCGAGCGGGAAAGGCAGAGCGAAGATTTGCTG AAGCAAACAGAAGTGGAGAGGCAGAAGATTGTGGCCGAGTGCAAGGAGCTCCGGGGCttcctggaggagaaggagcagctcctgctgtcCCGTCTGGAGGAATTAGACAGAGACATCGTTAAGCGGAGAGATGAGAGCGTCTCCCGGCTCTCCGAGGAGATTGCCCAGCTCGATAAGCTGCTGGGCGAGCAAGGAGGAGAAAATGGCCCAGGAAACCAGTCTGGGCAG GGTGTTGCCCCAGCTGGAAGCAG ctttgAGAGCTGGATGTTTTGCAAACCGGAGGCCGGTTTTACTGAGCTGGAGAAGAAACTCAAGAGCTTTTCCCAGAAGAGTGCGGTGCTGAAAGAAGTCTTGCTGGAGTTCAAGG aaaACCTCCGGTTTGAGCTGGAGAACGACACAG GTGATCTCTCTCTGGACCCGGACACTGCCAACCCTTACCTGGTGCTGTCGGAGGACAAGAGGAGCGTGAGGCTCCGGAGCGCTCCCCAGGAATTACCGGCAAATCCCAAAAGATTCGATTATTCTTTCTGCGTGTTGGCGGCCGAGGGTTTCGTAGCTGGGAGGCATTactgggaggtggaggtgggcGATGGGGAGAGCTGGGTCCTGGGGGCAGCCCGCGAGTCGGTGCGGAGGAAGGAAAAAATCGACTTTGCGCCGGAAGAGGGAATCTGGGCAGTGGGGCTCAACTGGAAGGGGAAGAATTGGGATCAATATCAGGCTTTTACCTCCCCGGAGACGCCCCTGTCCCTGTGCGAGAGGCCCAGGAAAATCGGGGTGTACCTGGACTACGAAGGCGGGTGGGTGGCGTTTTACAACGCCGATAACATGGCTCCCATCTTCACCTTCACGGCCGCTTTCACCGAAAAGATCTTCCCTTTCTTCTGGCTCTTCTACGTGGGCTCTTCGCTCTCCCTTTGCAAttga